The following coding sequences lie in one Sphingobium sp. KCTC 72723 genomic window:
- a CDS encoding complex I 24 kDa subunit family protein, producing the protein MADAVHIPDEAETRARWGAFTWTADNAEQVKTIIARYPAGRQQSAVMPLLDLAQRQVGAETQTQGWLPVPVMEYIGDQLDMPYMRVYEVATFYTMYNLAPVGRYHVQVCGTTPCMLRGSDDVFAACKNKGLVKGATTPDGLFTLTEVECLGACANAPMVQINDDNFEDLTYDSMSAVLETLAAGGQPKIGPQIERQTSAPEGGPTTLKEMVSENHDYRGQWNEGARA; encoded by the coding sequence ATGGCTGACGCAGTGCATATCCCCGATGAAGCCGAAACCCGCGCGCGCTGGGGCGCTTTTACGTGGACGGCGGACAATGCCGAACAGGTGAAGACCATCATCGCCCGCTACCCCGCCGGTCGCCAGCAGTCGGCGGTCATGCCGCTGCTCGACCTGGCCCAGCGGCAGGTGGGGGCGGAGACGCAGACGCAAGGCTGGCTGCCCGTGCCGGTGATGGAATATATCGGCGACCAGCTCGATATGCCGTACATGCGGGTGTATGAGGTCGCGACCTTCTACACCATGTATAACCTCGCGCCGGTCGGCCGTTACCATGTGCAGGTGTGCGGCACGACGCCGTGCATGTTGCGCGGGTCGGACGATGTGTTCGCGGCGTGCAAGAACAAGGGTCTGGTGAAGGGCGCGACGACGCCCGACGGCCTGTTCACGCTGACCGAAGTCGAATGTCTGGGCGCGTGCGCCAATGCGCCGATGGTGCAGATCAACGACGATAATTTCGAAGACCTGACCTATGACAGCATGAGCGCCGTCCTTGAGACGCTCGCTGCCGGTGGCCAGCCCAAGATCGGACCGCAGATCGAGCGCCAGACGAGCGCACCGGAAGGTGGGCCGACGACGCTGAAAGAGATGGTCAGCGAAAATCACGATTACCGGGGCCAATGGAATGAAGGAGCGCGGGCATGA